A window of the Canis lupus baileyi chromosome 8, mCanLup2.hap1, whole genome shotgun sequence genome harbors these coding sequences:
- the SNN gene encoding stannin encodes MSIMDHSPTTGVVTVIVILIAIAALGALILGCWCYLRLQRISQSEDEESIVGDGETKEPFLLVQYSAKGPCVERKAKLTPNGPEVHG; translated from the coding sequence ATGTCTATAATGGACCACAGCCCCACCACGGGTGTGGTCACGGTCATCGTCATCCTCATCGCCATTGCGGCCCTGGGGGCCTTGATCCTGGGCTGCTGGTGCTACCTGCGGCTGCAGCGCATCAGCCAGTCGGAAGACGAGGAGAGCATCGTGGGGGATGGCGAGACCAAGGAGCCCTTCCTGCTGGTGCAATACTCCGCCAAGGGACCGTGCGTGGAGCGGAAGGCCAAGCTGACCCCGAATGGTCCAGAAGTCCACGGCTGA
- the TXNDC11 gene encoding thioredoxin domain-containing protein 11 isoform X6 — protein sequence MEPGVLGYFEFSGSPQPPGYLTFFTSALHSLKKDYLGTVRFGVITNKHLAKLVSLVHSGSVYLHRHFNTSLVFPREAVNYTAENIHKWALENREALLRWLRPHGGKSLLLNNELKKGPALLVFLPFNPLAESHPLIDEITEVALEYNNCHRDQVVEQLLQHLRRADAPLLRPLAPEPPEQLPEPPLITASPCCNTVVLPQWHSVSRTHNVCELCVNQSTGGVRPSSVGMPQCSFFEMAAALDSFYLKEQTFYHVASDSIECSNFLSSYSPFSYYTACCRTINRAVTGFIDSGQSVFETPTITFSSLEKKCEVDPPGSVPHIEENRYLFPEVDVSSTNFTGLSCRTNKTLNIYLLDSNLFWLYAERLGAPSATRVKEFATIVDVKEESHYILDPKQALMKFTLESFIQNFSVLYSPLKRHLIGSDSAQFPSQHLITEVTTDTFWEVVLQKQDVLLLYYAQWCGFCPSLNHVFIQLARLLPSDTFTVARIDVSQNDLPWEFMVDRLPTVLFFPCNRKDRSVKYPEDLPVTLPNLLRFILHHSDPASTPQNLANPPTKECLQSEAVFQQGHISHLEREIQKLRAEISTLQRAQVQVEAQLSSARRDEHRLLRQKQTLEKQHSLLQLHSEQLQTLYEQKTHELEEVAQKLQELADASENLLTENTWLKILVATMERKLEGKDGAENLTPHKEAGSGHPNPSGVPRLPGGSPPPSNSSSTLASERSNENRTD from the exons GTCTTTCCCAGGGAGGCTGTCAACTACACAGCAGAGAACATCCATAAGTGGGCCTTAGAAAATCGAGAGGCGCTCCTCCGATGGCTGCGGCCACACGGCGGCAAGAGCCTCCTGCTGAACAATGAACTGAAGAAGGGGCCAGCGCTTCttgtatttttaccttttaatccTTTAGCCGAAAGCCACCCCTTAATAGATGAG ATCACCGAAGTGGCCTTGGAGTATAACAACTGTCACAGGGACCAGGTGGTGGAGCAGCTCCTGCAGCACCTGCGGCGGGCAGACGCCCCGCTATTGAGGCCTCTAGCACCTGAACCCCCTGAGCAGCTGCCGGAGCCGCCGCTGATCACGGCATCCCCCTGCTGTAACACCGTGGTGCTGCCCCAGTGGCACTCCGTCTCCAGGACCCACAACGTCTGCGAGCTGTGTGTCAACCAGAGCACGGGGGGCGTCAGGCCGAGCTCGGTGGGCATGCCTCAGTGCAGCTTTTTTGAGATGGCGGCAGCTCTGGATTCTTTCTACCTCAAGGAGCAGACATTTTATCATGTGGCATCGGACAGCATAGAATGCAGCAATTTTCTGAGTTCCTATAGTCCCTTCAGCTACTACACTGCATGTTGCAGGACCATAAACAGGGCCGTGACGGGCTTCATTGATTCTGGACAAAGTGTCTTTGAAACCCCGACCATCACGTTTTCTTCCCTTGAGAAGAAATGTGAGGTCGATCCCCCAGGCTCCGTTCCTCACATTGAGGAGAACAGGTATCTCTTTCCTGAGGTGGACGTGAGTAGCACAAACTTCACAGGCCTGAGCTGCAGAACCAACAAGACCCTGAACATCTACCTTTTGGATTCAAATTTATTTTGGTTATATGCAGAGAGGCTGGGGGCTCCGAGTGCCACTCGGGTGAAGGAATTCGCCACGATTGTTGATGTGAAAGAAGAGTCTCACTATATCTTGGATCCAAAACAAGCTCTTATGAAGTTCACCCTAG agtCTTTTATTCAAAACTTCAGCGTTCTCTACAGTCCCTTGAAAAGACATCTTATAGGAAGTGACTCTGCCCAGTTCCCTTCTCAGCATCTAATCACTGAAGTGACAACTGATACCTTTTGGGAAGTGGTCCTTCAAAAACAG GACGTTTTGCTGCTTTATTATGCACAGTGGTGCGGCTTCTGTCCATCCCTCAATCACGTCTTTATCCAGCTAGCTCGCCTCCTGCCGTCGGACACATTCACTGTGGCAAG GATTGATGTATCTCAGAATGACCTTCCATGGGAATTTATGGTCGACCGTCTtcctactgttttattttttccctgcaACAG aAAGGACCGTAGTGTGAAATACCCTGAAGACCTTCCTGTCACCCTTCCCAACCTGCTGAGGTTCATTTTGCATCACTCAGACCCTGCTTCTACCCCCCAGAACTTAGCTAACCCTCCTACCAAAGAGTGTCTTCAGAGCGAGGCAGTCTTCCAGCAGGGGCACATCTCCCATTTGGAGAGAGAGATCCAGAAACTGAGGGCGGAGATCAGCACCCTTCAGAGAGCACAAGTGCAGGTGGAGGCCCAGCTGTCCAGTGCGCGCAGGGACGAGCACCGGCTGCTCCGGCAGAAGCAGACCCTGGAGAAGCAGCACAGCCTGCTTCAGCTACACAGCGAGCAGCTGCAGACCCTGTATGAGCAGAAAACCCACGAGCTTGAGGAGGTGGCCCAGAAGCTCCAGGAGCTGGCCGATGCCTCGGAAAACCTCCTCACTGAGAACACGTGGCTCAAGATCTTGGTGGCGACCATGGAACGGAAGCTGGAGGGCAAGGATGGAGCCGAAAACCTCACTCCCCACAAAGAGGCAGGCTCTGGCCACCCCAACCCTTCGGGTGTCCCCCGGCTACCTGGCGGCAGCCCCCCGCCTTCCAACAGCAGCTCCACACTGGCGTCTGAAAGGAGCAATGAGAACAGGACAGACTAA